ACAGTGCTTCACCTTGCGGCAAGTGTAGGCAATACCCATCTCGTCACACAGATACTGGATCGTTTTCCGAATCTTGTCAAAGTAAAAAACTATCGTGGAGATTCTCCGCTTCATGTTGCAGCACACGGTGGGCATCTATCTACGGTGCGCTGTTTGGTTGAAAAGTTGAAGACACTGATTGGTGAAGAGAATGCGGTTGGTGAAGAGACTGCGGTTGATGAAGAGAATGGTGAAAAGACTGCGGTTGGTGAACAGAATGCGGAAGGAAACACAGCGTTACACATTGCCTTAGAAAATCACCACAAAAAAGTGGCCAAGTTTTTAGTCGAACAAGATGGATTGATCTCGCATTCccaaaataaaagcaaaaagaTACCGTTGTGCATGGCTGCGGAAGCTGGAAATCTTGACCTTGTTCAAGTTATGGTGGTCAAGACACCAGCTGACAGGGCTTCTGTTTGGAAAGAGTCCAGTGGCTGCTCAATTTTGCGTGCTGCTATCGTGGGAAGGAATAATGGTAATTCTCATCTGCCACCAATCATTATTTTTATTCATGCATACTATTTATCCTTACTGAAATAGAAGCTTAGATGTCATTCCTAAGacttaaattttaaaatttatgGTAGATAAATTATACACACACATCTTATTCTGCTTAATGCACATATGTGAGTTTTGTAAAATTTTAAATCACTATTTTACCTCTAGCTTTCACTATTTTAAATCACTGAAATAGAAGCTTAGATGTCATTCCTAAGACTAAATCACTATTCTGCTCAATGGCAAACAACAATTGCTGGAGTGATTACTCGTTTTCTAATATCTGAGTGAGTTATGCTCACGTATTTAGctttctgatattattttgaTAAAAATTTATCCGAAATGCTTACAACTATATATGCAAGTCTAGTAAATTATTGTAGTATTATTTATTTGAACAATGAAGAATGATGTTTATCAAAACACTAGCACATAAAT
Above is a genomic segment from Rosa chinensis cultivar Old Blush chromosome 3, RchiOBHm-V2, whole genome shotgun sequence containing:
- the LOC121048827 gene encoding ankyrin-1-like isoform X1 gives rise to the protein MASSSSTNEVIQDEITVNQAAEDLEATGDRRMDPKLYRYVTTGKVDQKSDFRAIITAPFCNPFSVFRQRVEVMIYQKILGFYEWLLHMYTTYCYSGFSIPSEVELLLQINGDKVSPGQNTVLHLAASVGNTHLVTQILDRFPNLVKVKNYRGDSPLHVAAHGGHLSTVRCLVEKLKTLIGEQNAEGNTALHIALENHHKKVAKFLVEQDGLISHSQNKSKKIPLCMAAEAGNLDLVQVMVVKTPADRASVWKESSGCSILRAAIVGRNNGNSHLPPIIIFIHAYYLSLLK